In the genome of Methylotenera mobilis JLW8, the window CATGGCAATCGCATATTTTTGTAAAAATACAACGTTTGATATGGATGGACGTGAATACCAACTTAATCGAGAAATCGCAGCAGGTATTTGGCAGGTGCAGGAAGTTAGAACGGGTCGAATCCATGAGTTCAGTACTAAATCACTTCAAGAGCGTTATTCCGGCGGAGAGTTGGTATTCACCAAAGATGATAATGACGTTTTGAAGAAAGAGAACACGACTAAAAATATTTCGGTAAAGATTAATCGTCAGATTGAAGGTGCTGCTTGGGATAAAGCCAAAGTTAAGCGCATGTATGCTAAAGCAATTGAGAATCTGCCCAGTACAGAAGGTGTTGTGAAACAAGCGATACAGGAGGTTTGGGAGAAAATAAAACTACCAGAGAAAGCGCCACATTGGGTAAGTGTATGTGCTTGGAAGAAAAAATATATCACTCATGGCAAAGACGTTTTCGCATTAGGAGAGCAACACCAACGGAAAGGCAACAGAGTGCCACGCTATCCAATAGAGGTAATTGAAATCGCAGAAGATTGTATAGATCGTATCTATATGCGTCGTGAGCGCGGTACCGTAGAAGAAACTGTGGAGGAAGTGGTGGTTATGATAGAGCGTGAAAACAAACAGCTCCCAATGACTATGAAACTACCTCGTCCCAAAAGAAGGTTGATCGAACGATTGATTAATCTCATACCTGCCTTTGACCGATGTGCAGCCCGTTATGGCCGTTTAGCTGCAAATCGCATCTATCGAAGCAAAATGAGACATTTAGTTACTAAGAAGCCGCTTGAGTCTGCAGAAATTGATCATACCAAGCTAGATTTGTTTGTGATTGATGATGATTCACATATTCCACTTGGTCGACCCTGGCTCACTATCTGTATTGATAGTCATACGCGTTGTATTTTAGGCATCTACATTGGCTTTGAACCACCTAGTTTTCTGACGGTAGGCAAATGCCTAAAGCATGCTTTCTTACCTAAGACTAATTTACAGCAGCAGTTTCCTGATATCAGAAACACATGGGAAGCACATGGTGTGATGGAGCAATTGTATGTAGATAATGGTTTGGAGTTTCACAGCGTTAGCTTAGAAAAGGCATGTTTTGCATTCGGAGTTGAGATTATCTACACCCCTCGCAAAACACCTTGGTTCAAAGGCAAGGTTGAGCGCTTCAATCGCAGCATTAATGACGATGTTAGTCATGGTATCGCTGGCACAACCTTTAGCAACATCTTTGAGAAAGATGACTATGATCCAGCTAAGCATGCGGTTGTTACACTGAGTACTTTGCGTCGCATTATTCATAAATGGATTGCAGATTGTTATCACCAAAAGCCACATCGTAGTTTAGATCGGCAGACACCAGCTGTCGTTTGGGCTAGCAGCATTAATCCAGAAGATATTGCGTTAGCAAATAAT includes:
- a CDS encoding Mu transposase C-terminal domain-containing protein; its protein translation is MAIAYFCKNTTFDMDGREYQLNREIAAGIWQVQEVRTGRIHEFSTKSLQERYSGGELVFTKDDNDVLKKENTTKNISVKINRQIEGAAWDKAKVKRMYAKAIENLPSTEGVVKQAIQEVWEKIKLPEKAPHWVSVCAWKKKYITHGKDVFALGEQHQRKGNRVPRYPIEVIEIAEDCIDRIYMRRERGTVEETVEEVVVMIERENKQLPMTMKLPRPKRRLIERLINLIPAFDRCAARYGRLAANRIYRSKMRHLVTKKPLESAEIDHTKLDLFVIDDDSHIPLGRPWLTICIDSHTRCILGIYIGFEPPSFLTVGKCLKHAFLPKTNLQQQFPDIRNTWEAHGVMEQLYVDNGLEFHSVSLEKACFAFGVEIIYTPRKTPWFKGKVERFNRSINDDVSHGIAGTTFSNIFEKDDYDPAKHAVVTLSTLRRIIHKWIADCYHQKPHRSLDRQTPAVVWASSINPEDIALANNPAELDVLLGKAVEAKKVTHQGIEINNLLYNSPELMKLRRQYGESLTVDIRVDESDVGHLYVILKGNQGYIEVPALNHEYANGLTLWLHNICRSYAKKHFKKVDVYSYALAKTEIREIVEQELKLKRRKSNSRVARHQDTNQAANAKRREKAGADVTKPLPAPATSKVSANSNPVPITRNRQKYVPIIEQRA